Proteins from a single region of Fodinibius sp. Rm-B-1B1-1:
- a CDS encoding branched-chain amino acid aminotransferase, whose protein sequence is MNQSTIPQKSKNQDSSPIKIEHQTESRIQSVDLDNPGFGNVFADHMLNITYKNNQWQQPLIEPFRELSLSPATATIHYGQTVFEGMKAFRGQNGEVKIFRLHDHLNRLNNSCSRMCIPQLDTELLSRALKKLITIDRKWVPEKYGNALYIRPIIFATDASLGVKPAKTYQLLVITSPVGAYYDEGFDPVNLTTTDEYIRATEGGSGYVKTACNYGPTLLPAQKAKEKGFTQILWLDAHEHKYIEEVGTMNIFFKIDGELHTPPLDGSILGGITRDSVIRLASQWDIPVHQRRITINEIFEADHNNKLEEIFGTGTAAVISPVGSIHHNGKTIVTDREQIGPFAQKLYETITGIQYSTLEDTNQWMSSID, encoded by the coding sequence ATGAATCAATCAACTATTCCCCAAAAATCAAAAAATCAGGACTCTTCCCCAATCAAAATAGAACACCAAACGGAAAGCCGTATTCAGTCGGTAGATTTGGATAACCCCGGCTTTGGAAATGTTTTTGCCGATCACATGCTGAATATAACCTACAAAAACAACCAGTGGCAGCAACCGTTGATCGAGCCGTTCCGTGAGCTATCACTTTCTCCGGCCACGGCCACCATCCACTATGGACAAACTGTTTTTGAAGGGATGAAAGCATTTCGTGGGCAAAATGGAGAGGTCAAAATATTCAGGCTGCACGATCATTTAAATCGCCTTAATAATTCCTGTTCCCGGATGTGCATTCCTCAACTGGATACAGAACTGCTCTCCCGGGCACTTAAAAAACTAATTACCATCGACCGAAAATGGGTACCTGAAAAATATGGCAACGCCCTCTACATTCGGCCTATCATTTTTGCCACCGACGCCAGCTTGGGTGTTAAGCCGGCCAAAACATATCAGTTGCTTGTCATCACATCGCCCGTGGGGGCCTATTACGATGAGGGATTTGATCCCGTAAATCTAACTACAACTGATGAATATATCCGTGCGACTGAAGGCGGTTCCGGCTATGTAAAAACGGCCTGTAATTATGGTCCCACTCTCCTCCCCGCCCAGAAAGCCAAAGAAAAAGGGTTTACCCAAATACTCTGGCTTGATGCCCACGAACATAAGTACATCGAAGAAGTGGGGACGATGAATATCTTCTTCAAAATTGACGGAGAATTACACACTCCTCCGCTCGATGGATCGATTTTGGGCGGAATTACGCGTGACTCCGTCATCCGGTTGGCCTCACAATGGGATATCCCCGTGCATCAGCGCCGCATTACCATCAATGAAATTTTTGAAGCAGATCACAACAACAAGCTGGAAGAAATCTTTGGTACCGGAACAGCAGCCGTTATTTCGCCGGTAGGTTCCATCCATCACAACGGCAAAACCATTGTAACAGACAGGGAACAAATCGGGCCATTTGCCCAAAAACTATATGAGACTA
- the leuB gene encoding 3-isopropylmalate dehydrogenase encodes MSKTKEIVVLPGDGIGPEVTKEAIKILQTVCKRHDKKLSIRSFPVGGASIDRYGRPLTEEALTACRKSSAILLGAVGGGKWNDQPKDKRPEAALLQLRKELDLFANLRPITTYKSLLKSSPLKQEIVSGVDIMIVRELTGGIYFGRPRFIEQTEQGERGVDTLSYTTEEIERVAHTAFETAAKRDRKITSVDKANVLDSSRLWRKTVQESAKQWPEIELQHMLVDNCAMQLVRNPKQFDVILTGNMFGDILSDEASMITGSIGMLPSASLGEEFAMYEPVHGSAPDIAGQNKANPLAAIASVALMCRYSLGMPEAAREIEAAIEATLNDGFRTGDISSKPSKEYLADTTDMGSAVLKHLNPYMQPGNLL; translated from the coding sequence ATGTCAAAAACTAAAGAAATTGTTGTATTGCCGGGCGATGGTATTGGACCGGAAGTAACCAAAGAAGCTATTAAAATACTGCAGACGGTCTGCAAGCGGCACGACAAAAAACTAAGCATTCGAAGCTTTCCGGTAGGAGGCGCCAGCATTGATCGTTATGGACGTCCTCTTACCGAAGAAGCCCTTACAGCCTGTAGAAAAAGTTCAGCCATATTGCTGGGCGCAGTGGGGGGGGGCAAGTGGAATGATCAGCCAAAAGACAAACGACCCGAAGCGGCTCTGTTGCAACTTCGTAAAGAGCTTGATCTTTTTGCCAACCTCCGCCCCATAACAACCTATAAATCATTACTGAAAAGCTCCCCTTTAAAACAAGAAATCGTCAGCGGGGTGGATATCATGATTGTCCGTGAACTTACCGGGGGAATTTACTTTGGGAGACCACGATTTATCGAACAAACTGAACAGGGAGAACGTGGTGTAGATACCCTGTCGTACACAACGGAAGAAATTGAACGCGTGGCTCATACCGCTTTTGAAACAGCTGCAAAACGAGACAGGAAAATAACTTCTGTTGACAAGGCCAATGTGTTAGACTCCTCCCGGTTGTGGCGTAAGACAGTGCAGGAATCAGCCAAACAGTGGCCCGAGATTGAACTACAACACATGCTGGTTGATAATTGCGCGATGCAGCTCGTCCGCAATCCCAAACAGTTCGATGTCATTCTAACGGGCAATATGTTTGGGGATATTTTAAGTGATGAGGCTTCAATGATCACCGGCTCTATCGGCATGCTGCCTTCGGCCAGTCTTGGTGAAGAATTTGCTATGTATGAACCTGTTCATGGTTCGGCACCTGATATTGCAGGACAAAATAAAGCCAATCCGCTGGCAGCTATTGCATCAGTTGCCCTGATGTGCCGGTATTCGCTGGGGATGCCCGAAGCAGCACGCGAAATCGAAGCAGCTATAGAAGCTACACTCAACGACGGATTCAGAACAGGCGATATTTCATCAAAACCATCAAAAGAATATCTGGCTGATACTACTGATATGGGAAGTGCGGTTTTAAAACATTTAAATCCTTATATGCAACCGGGTAACCTCTTATGA
- a CDS encoding 3-isopropylmalate dehydratase large subunit, which translates to MGMTLTEKILANHSDAASVEPGESVWVNVDVLMTHDVCGPPSISIFRDQFGEDARVWDKEKLVIIPDHYIFTEDKYANRNVDILRAFAADQDLPYFYDVGSEDYKGVCHIALPEEGFTRPGEVLFGTDSHTCTAGAFGQFATGIGNTDAAFIMGTGQLWVKVPETMRFDFHGTSMPPYLMAKDIILQIIGDIGVDGATYRTMEFGGPGISCMTMEDRMTLTNMVIEAGGKNGVVEPDATTEAYVKQRTDKPFEPVYSDPDANYHSKYQYNLEEMVPMIAKPHSPDNKARVIDLEGTTLDRAYIGSCTGGKLSDFKAAAEIIAGNNLKIDTYIVPATTEIADGLETETLNGKPLIDIFREAGCKIGQASCAACLGGPSDTFGRLNNQEVCISTTNRNYPGRMGSKESKVYLASPYTVAASAITGKVTDPRVFIHETII; encoded by the coding sequence ATGGGAATGACTCTTACAGAAAAAATTTTAGCAAATCACAGCGATGCCGCATCTGTGGAACCCGGCGAAAGCGTATGGGTGAATGTGGATGTACTGATGACACACGACGTCTGCGGTCCTCCTTCCATTTCTATCTTCAGAGATCAATTTGGGGAAGATGCCCGGGTTTGGGATAAGGAAAAGCTCGTCATCATTCCAGACCACTATATTTTTACTGAAGATAAATACGCCAATCGCAATGTTGATATTTTGAGGGCCTTTGCCGCCGATCAGGATCTGCCCTATTTTTACGATGTGGGATCCGAAGATTACAAAGGCGTGTGTCATATCGCACTTCCCGAAGAGGGATTTACGCGTCCCGGCGAAGTACTGTTTGGCACCGATTCTCATACCTGCACCGCAGGGGCGTTCGGGCAATTTGCAACGGGCATTGGCAATACCGATGCAGCCTTTATTATGGGCACCGGTCAGCTTTGGGTAAAGGTACCTGAGACCATGCGGTTTGATTTTCATGGCACGTCAATGCCCCCTTATTTGATGGCCAAAGATATCATCCTGCAAATTATTGGCGATATAGGTGTTGATGGAGCCACCTACCGCACGATGGAATTCGGGGGACCGGGAATCAGCTGTATGACAATGGAAGACCGTATGACCCTCACTAACATGGTAATTGAGGCAGGCGGTAAAAATGGCGTTGTGGAACCCGATGCTACTACAGAAGCATACGTTAAACAGCGCACTGACAAACCTTTTGAACCAGTGTATAGCGATCCCGATGCCAACTATCACTCCAAATATCAATACAATTTGGAGGAGATGGTTCCAATGATTGCCAAGCCACACAGTCCCGATAACAAGGCCAGGGTTATCGATCTCGAAGGTACAACTCTGGACCGGGCATACATCGGTTCCTGCACAGGGGGTAAGCTGTCAGATTTTAAAGCGGCGGCAGAAATTATTGCTGGCAATAATCTTAAAATTGACACCTATATCGTGCCCGCTACGACTGAAATAGCCGATGGACTTGAAACCGAAACCCTAAACGGGAAACCGCTGATCGATATCTTCAGAGAAGCCGGTTGTAAAATTGGGCAGGCTTCTTGTGCGGCATGTCTTGGCGGTCCCTCCGACACTTTCGGGCGGCTCAACAATCAGGAGGTATGTATTTCTACTACAAACCGAAATTACCCGGGACGTATGGGATCTAAAGAATCGAAAGTCTATTTAGCCTCTCCCTACACGGTAGCCGCCTCTGCCATAACCGGTAAGGTTACCGATCCGCGCGTTTTTATTCACGAAACTATTATTTAA
- the cimA gene encoding citramalate synthase encodes MDQKIHTFDTTLRDGTQGEKVAFSAYDKLRIAKQIDNFGIDYIEGGWPGSNPKDMEFFALARKHTFDHARIVAFGSTCRTESDPAKDPNIQKLIEAQTPTVSIFGKSWLLHVKEALQTTADENIRIIYDSVHYLKEHHKEVIYDAEHFFDGYKVHPNYALDTIKAAETAGADTLVLCDTNGGTLPTEISQIITEVQKHIDTEIGIHAHNDCELGVANSIAAVSAGCTHVQGTINGYGERCGNANLCSIIPNLQLKQNYHCVPEDNMGHISGLSHFVSEVANLNPNDRQPYVGKSAFAHKGGIHVSAVMKNEETYEHVVPEKVGNRRRVLVSDLSGKSNIRFKSEQLDIDINNDSEELSAVVNKLKEMENNGYQFEAAEASFELLVKKMKDQYEEFFSLEGFRIIVEKNITGTSRTEATIRLSVNGQMEHCAAEGSGPVHALDKALRKAVHRFYPEISDMHLQDYKVRVLNKKDGTDAQVRVLIDSAHPGDSWTTIGVSRNIIDASWEALSDSFNYYLAQQYQTHNQKAI; translated from the coding sequence ATGGATCAGAAAATCCACACATTTGATACTACGCTCCGGGACGGTACGCAGGGCGAAAAGGTAGCATTTTCAGCTTACGACAAGCTGCGCATCGCCAAGCAGATCGACAACTTTGGCATCGACTACATCGAAGGCGGCTGGCCGGGCTCCAATCCCAAGGATATGGAGTTCTTTGCCTTGGCCCGCAAACACACTTTTGATCACGCTCGCATTGTGGCATTTGGCAGTACCTGCCGGACCGAATCTGATCCCGCCAAGGATCCCAATATCCAGAAACTTATTGAAGCACAAACGCCAACCGTTTCGATCTTTGGCAAAAGCTGGTTGCTTCATGTAAAAGAAGCACTGCAAACTACGGCGGACGAAAACATCCGAATCATCTATGACTCGGTGCACTATCTCAAAGAGCATCACAAAGAAGTAATTTACGATGCCGAACACTTTTTCGATGGCTATAAAGTCCATCCCAATTACGCCTTGGATACCATAAAGGCCGCCGAAACGGCTGGTGCTGATACGCTTGTGCTCTGCGATACCAACGGCGGTACGCTTCCGACGGAAATCAGCCAAATTATTACAGAGGTTCAAAAACATATAGATACAGAAATTGGGATTCACGCTCACAACGACTGCGAGCTCGGTGTTGCCAATTCTATAGCAGCTGTGAGTGCCGGATGTACCCACGTTCAGGGCACCATCAACGGTTATGGGGAGCGATGCGGCAATGCCAACCTCTGTTCGATTATTCCCAACCTGCAGCTTAAGCAAAACTATCACTGTGTGCCCGAAGATAATATGGGTCATATTTCAGGACTCTCTCATTTTGTGAGCGAAGTTGCGAATCTAAATCCCAACGACCGACAGCCCTACGTGGGTAAAAGCGCTTTTGCTCACAAAGGCGGCATCCACGTGAGCGCAGTGATGAAAAATGAAGAAACCTACGAACATGTCGTCCCCGAAAAAGTGGGCAACAGGCGACGTGTTCTTGTTTCTGATTTGTCGGGCAAAAGTAATATCCGTTTTAAATCTGAGCAGCTGGACATCGACATCAATAACGACAGCGAGGAACTTTCGGCCGTTGTAAATAAGCTTAAGGAGATGGAAAATAATGGCTATCAGTTTGAGGCCGCTGAGGCTTCATTTGAACTGCTCGTTAAAAAGATGAAGGATCAATATGAGGAATTTTTCTCGCTCGAGGGCTTTCGGATTATTGTAGAAAAGAACATCACCGGCACTTCACGGACCGAGGCTACTATTCGGCTTTCCGTAAATGGGCAAATGGAACACTGTGCTGCAGAAGGAAGTGGACCCGTGCATGCCCTCGACAAAGCACTTCGCAAAGCGGTGCATCGTTTCTATCCCGAAATTTCGGACATGCACCTACAGGATTACAAAGTTCGGGTTCTCAATAAAAAAGATGGAACCGACGCGCAGGTGCGGGTACTTATCGACTCGGCTCATCCCGGAGATTCATGGACCACTATTGGTGTCTCCAGAAATATTATTGATGCCAGCTGGGAAGCCCTTTCAGACAGTTTTAACTACTATTTAGCACAACAATATCAAACACATAATCAAAAAGCTATATAA
- the ilvC gene encoding ketol-acid reductoisomerase yields MEAKTYYNADADLKFLHDKTVAILGYGSQGHAHALNLKDSGVNVVVGLREDSSSRAKAKNEGLKVYSTAEAAQKGDIVMVLIPDQYQADVYEQEIKPNLSDGNALAFAHGFNIHFDQIQPDTNVDVFMIAPKSPGHLVRRVYKKGSGTPCLIAVDQDYTGTAKGTALAYAKAIGGTRAGVLETTFKEETETDLFGEQAILCGGVSELVKQGFEVLTEAGYQPEIAYFECLHELKLIVDLMYEGGIERMYYSVSDTAEYGGLTRGAEVVDEVNKERMKEVLKRVQNGAFANDWIKENEDGIPKLKELRSQLGDHQIEKVGKQLRSMMEGILEEESEVDEAAE; encoded by the coding sequence ATGGAAGCAAAAACATACTATAACGCAGATGCAGATCTTAAATTTTTACACGACAAAACGGTAGCCATCCTTGGATATGGAAGTCAGGGTCATGCCCATGCACTAAACCTCAAAGACAGTGGCGTAAATGTAGTCGTTGGTCTTCGCGAGGATAGCTCATCGCGTGCCAAAGCCAAAAATGAAGGACTCAAAGTTTACTCTACTGCCGAAGCGGCACAGAAAGGTGATATTGTAATGGTGCTCATCCCCGATCAATATCAGGCAGACGTGTATGAGCAAGAAATAAAACCGAATCTTTCGGATGGTAATGCCCTTGCATTTGCCCACGGCTTTAACATCCACTTTGATCAGATACAGCCTGACACCAATGTGGATGTATTTATGATTGCCCCAAAAAGTCCGGGACACCTGGTGCGCAGAGTTTACAAAAAAGGATCGGGGACTCCCTGCCTTATTGCCGTGGATCAAGACTATACAGGAACCGCCAAAGGTACCGCCCTGGCCTATGCCAAAGCTATCGGAGGCACTCGGGCCGGCGTCTTGGAAACCACTTTTAAAGAAGAGACTGAAACTGATCTTTTTGGCGAACAGGCCATACTTTGCGGAGGGGTTTCCGAACTCGTAAAACAAGGCTTTGAAGTACTTACCGAAGCCGGATATCAACCCGAAATTGCCTACTTCGAATGTCTGCACGAGCTCAAGCTTATTGTGGACCTAATGTACGAAGGCGGCATTGAACGCATGTATTACTCCGTAAGTGATACCGCGGAATACGGCGGACTTACCCGTGGTGCAGAGGTCGTTGATGAAGTCAACAAGGAGCGGATGAAAGAGGTGCTTAAGCGGGTACAAAACGGGGCTTTTGCTAACGATTGGATCAAGGAGAATGAAGATGGAATTCCTAAACTCAAGGAATTGCGATCACAGTTAGGCGACCATCAGATTGAAAAGGTGGGGAAACAGCTCCGCTCTATGATGGAAGGAATATTGGAAGAGGAAAGTGAAGTTGACGAGGCCGCAGAATAA
- the ilvN gene encoding acetolactate synthase small subunit — MSSTQNGTATNQTKHTLSVVVKYNLNALSRIIGIFSSKGFEIDSISFGSGKETGLARITITTHGDEQIIEQITKQLHKIIDVVTVSDLTHQSFVEREMALVKVKAQRSARSEIMQITDIFRAKIIDISPDNLAIEITGNRDKVNAFIGMVRPFGIIELARTGTVALKREFEGSV; from the coding sequence ATGAGTTCAACACAGAACGGTACAGCAACAAACCAAACAAAACACACCCTTTCGGTGGTCGTAAAATATAACCTCAATGCCCTTTCTCGCATTATCGGAATTTTCAGCAGCAAGGGATTTGAAATTGACAGTATCAGTTTCGGATCGGGAAAAGAAACGGGGTTGGCACGAATCACCATAACAACTCATGGTGATGAACAGATTATCGAGCAGATCACCAAACAGCTGCATAAAATTATCGATGTGGTAACGGTTTCCGACCTCACTCATCAAAGCTTTGTAGAACGTGAAATGGCGTTAGTAAAAGTTAAGGCACAGCGATCGGCACGATCCGAAATTATGCAGATTACCGATATTTTTCGCGCCAAAATTATTGATATCAGTCCGGATAACCTGGCAATAGAAATTACCGGTAATCGCGACAAGGTCAATGCTTTTATCGGTATGGTACGTCCATTCGGCATTATTGAATTAGCACGGACAGGTACGGTAGCACTTAAAAGAGAATTCGAAGGATCAGTTTAA
- the ilvB gene encoding biosynthetic-type acetolactate synthase large subunit — protein MESAKAHTSNKNKEKSVQEKESPVLNGAGILIKTLENLDVDTIFGYPGGAVLPLYDELFDNNDINHVLIRHEQAGSHAADGYARATGKPGVVMATSGPGGTNTVTGIATAAMDSIPLVVFTGQVPKEMIGNDAFQEADIVGITRPITKNNYLVKDVDELEQTVREAFHVATSGRPGPVLVDLPKDMLQAKGRFSGLHKVSIPSYNPTKKGHFTQIQKAAELLSEAEKPLIYAGGGVILGEAWEELTALAENHNIPVTTTLMGLGGFPESKPQSLGMLGMHGTYYANMATTECDVLVAVGARFDDRVTGDLEGFSPHSKKIHIDIDPTNIGKNVEVDVPIVGDVKHVLPEIDKHTEQPDTNDWWDTINKWKEEHPLEVPEEDHKIKPQQMMESISDITNGKAIVVTDVGQHQMWAAQHYTYDYPRSFLSSGGLGTMGYGFPAALGAHFGCPDRPVVCITGDGGFQMTAYELATAVEYEVPLKIAIMNNECLGMVRQWQELFYDERYSHSILKKGNPDFVKLAESYGAAGFRASSKNEMEQVLAEAMTIDDRPVVMDFRVDEYENCYPMVPSGAALNEMVLGDKE, from the coding sequence ATGGAATCTGCAAAAGCACATACATCCAACAAAAACAAAGAGAAATCGGTCCAAGAAAAGGAATCCCCCGTTTTAAACGGAGCAGGTATTCTCATCAAAACACTGGAAAACCTCGATGTTGATACTATATTCGGCTATCCAGGCGGTGCCGTCTTGCCCCTTTATGACGAACTGTTTGATAATAATGATATCAACCATGTTTTAATAAGACACGAACAGGCCGGATCACATGCCGCAGATGGATATGCCCGTGCCACTGGAAAACCAGGCGTAGTAATGGCAACATCAGGTCCGGGCGGTACAAATACCGTAACGGGCATTGCAACAGCAGCAATGGACTCGATACCGCTTGTTGTTTTTACCGGACAGGTACCAAAAGAAATGATCGGTAATGATGCTTTCCAGGAAGCTGATATTGTTGGCATAACACGCCCTATCACCAAGAATAATTACTTAGTTAAGGATGTAGATGAGCTGGAACAGACCGTTCGTGAAGCCTTTCATGTAGCCACGAGCGGACGCCCGGGACCGGTATTAGTAGATCTTCCAAAAGATATGCTTCAGGCCAAAGGAAGATTTAGTGGACTGCATAAAGTATCTATCCCAAGTTATAATCCTACTAAAAAAGGTCATTTTACGCAGATTCAAAAAGCTGCTGAATTGCTCAGTGAAGCCGAAAAACCCCTCATTTATGCCGGTGGTGGAGTCATCCTCGGAGAAGCATGGGAAGAGCTTACTGCCCTGGCCGAAAATCATAATATCCCTGTTACTACTACCCTTATGGGATTAGGTGGCTTTCCCGAAAGCAAACCGCAATCGCTTGGAATGCTGGGAATGCACGGCACCTATTACGCCAATATGGCCACGACTGAATGCGATGTTCTGGTCGCTGTTGGGGCCCGGTTTGATGATCGCGTTACCGGCGACCTGGAGGGATTTTCACCTCATTCAAAGAAAATCCACATTGATATTGATCCTACAAACATCGGGAAAAATGTAGAAGTGGACGTGCCTATTGTCGGTGATGTAAAACACGTTTTACCAGAAATTGACAAACATACTGAACAACCAGATACCAATGATTGGTGGGACACCATCAACAAGTGGAAAGAGGAGCATCCGCTGGAAGTACCCGAAGAAGACCACAAGATTAAACCGCAACAGATGATGGAATCGATCTCTGATATCACCAACGGAAAGGCCATTGTGGTAACCGATGTGGGACAACATCAAATGTGGGCGGCGCAGCATTATACCTACGATTATCCCCGCTCCTTTCTTTCATCGGGTGGATTAGGCACTATGGGCTATGGCTTTCCTGCTGCCCTGGGAGCTCATTTTGGCTGTCCCGATCGTCCGGTGGTATGCATCACTGGTGACGGCGGATTTCAAATGACGGCCTATGAGCTGGCAACAGCTGTGGAATACGAGGTACCACTCAAGATTGCCATCATGAATAACGAATGCCTCGGCATGGTACGACAGTGGCAAGAACTATTCTATGATGAGCGATACAGTCACTCTATCCTCAAAAAAGGAAATCCCGATTTCGTAAAGCTTGCTGAAAGCTACGGTGCAGCTGGATTTAGAGCTTCCAGTAAAAACGAGATGGAACAGGTGCTCGCAGAAGCCATGACAATTGACGACCGCCCGGTTGTGATGGATTTCCGGGTTGACGAATACGAAAATTGCTATCCCATGGTACCCTCGGGAGCAGCATTAAATGAAATGGTTTTGGGGGATAAGGAATGA